One Fusarium musae strain F31 chromosome 6, whole genome shotgun sequence DNA segment encodes these proteins:
- a CDS encoding hypothetical protein (EggNog:ENOG41): MELVSNSQSVSQYPQKGDGGPETLEVTDAQSVEAGHLTETKFSRLSVWVTLSFMSIAVASDSYRLALMMAFAFSNASVIGSVSLLFDVLYPDAMTSSMYSRLSNSFLIGMILGMILFGFIADHYGRKTGAIATTIILTVGMILSTAASGTSHTGLLWMLVVGRGVTGVGAGGEYPVTGAGAMEATDEASGFRKRRGFIFAIMSEVAASLGYCFGGLVPMILLLCVHEKQEKYELVWRLSFAAGMLPPLSIFYFRLKMAVSTAYRKSALQRQKQPYLLIVKKYWRRLMAGGWTWFIYNWISIPFGVFSSTIVSRVDPGNSLVVSLGWGVLINSFYLPGPFLGGWLADKIGRKQTMTLGFLLQAILGFILGGAYQSIIKIFTLFIVMYGIFLTLGEVGPGSTIALVSAEPFPTSIRGQANGIISAWAKVGATLGTQVFTAVLNRYTDDADKGNRVVFLIGSGFAVVGAAAAWFMLEETSRNLDDEDEVWKTYLRDNNWSGYWGDNETVDPARVSK; encoded by the exons ATGGAACTTGTCAGCAACAGTCAGAGCGTCTCACAATATCCCCAGAAGGGAGATGGCGGCCCCGAGACTCTTGAGGTTACGGATGCCCAGAGCGTCGAGGCCGGCCATCTGACCGAGACGAAATTCAGCAGACTCTCGGTATGGGTCACGCTCAGTTTCATGTCAATTGCTGTTGCCTCGGATTCCTA TCGGCTGGCACTGATGATGGCTTTTGCTTTCAGCAACGCTTCTGTGATTGGAAGCGTGTCACTCTTGTTTGATGTCTTATACCCAGATGCCATGACTTCATCAATGTACTCTCGGCTCTCGAATTCCTTCCTGATTGGCATGATACTCGGCATGATCCTCTTTGGCTTCATCGCGGACCATTATGGCCGCAAGACTGGAGCTATtgccaccaccatcatcctTACAGTTGGAATGATCCTCAGCACCGCCGCCAGCGGGACATCACATACGGGGTTGCTGTGGATGCTGGTTGTTGGGCGAGGTGTTACTGGAGTGGGCGCTGGAGGAGAGTACCCTGTCACCG GCGCTGGTGCCATGGAAGCCACAGACGAGGCCAGCGGATTCCGCAAGCGACGAGGTTTCATATTTGCAATCATGAGTGAAGTTGCTGCTTCCCTCGGTTATTGCTTTGGTGGTTTGGTTCCAATGATTCTACTACTCTGCGTCCACGAGAAGCAGGAAAAGTACGAACTAGTCTGGAGGTTATCCTTTGCTGCCGGTATGCTTCCTCCTCTGAGCATCTTCTACTTTCGCCTCAAGATGGCCGTTTCCACCGCCTATCGCAAATCAGCTCTTCAGAGGCAGAAACAGCCTTACCTGCTGATAGTGAAAAAGTACTGGCGAAGACTTATGGCAGGTGGTTGGACGTGGTTTATCTACAATTGGATTTCCATTCCATTTGGAGTTTTCAGTTCAACTATTGTGTCTAGAGTCGATCCGGGTAATTCTCTGGTTGTCTCTTTGGGTTGGGGAGTTCTGATCAACTCATTCTATCTCCCTGGTCCATTCCTCGGTGGATGGCTAGCAGATAAGATCGGCAGAAAGCAGACTATGACGCTGGGCTTCCTTCTTCAGGCTATTCTTGGTTTCATCCTGGGAGGGGCATATcaatctataataaagatcttcACTCTATTTATCGTTATGTACGGCATCTTCTTAACGCTGGGAGAAGTCGGCCCCGGAAG CACCATTGCTCTTGTTTCTGCTGAACCATTTCCAACCTCGATTCGTGGTCAAGCCAACGGGATTATCTCGGCATGGGCCAAAGTTGGAGCAACACTGGGTACTCAG GTATTTACAGCGGTTCTTAATCGCTACACTGATGACGCTGATAAAGGTAACCGGGTTGTCTTTCTTATTGGCTCTGGTTTCGCGGTTGTCGGCGCAGCCGCAGCATGGTTTATGCTGGAAGAGACAAGTCGCAATctggatgacgaggatgaggtaTGGAAGACCTATCTTAGAGATAATAATTGGAGTGGATATTGGGGCGACAATGAGACCGTGGACCCTGCTAGAGTTTCAAAATAA
- a CDS encoding hypothetical protein (EggNog:ENOG41), with the protein MSPAPSPLQVRENEKITLSDGTILSALIWLPEDAEDNPVPAILEYIPYRKRDGTSHRDALNHPYIASHGYACIRVDMRGSGDSEGLLLGEYLKQEQDDGLQVLRWIASRTWCTGSIGIIGISWGGFNGLQIAALDPPELKAIISICSTDDRYDNDVHYQGGCQLVENFLWGATMFSIAPTPPDPALVGNKWRKMWMDRLELGTPYIADWHRHQRRDEFWRHASICEDYAAVKCPVYLVGGWHDPYSNSIFRMLENLTCPKKGLVGPWAHKYPNFAKPGPQIGFLQESLRWWDKWLKGVETNIMQEPMLRCYVNDTVGPKRLYNHRPGRWVAEINWPSDSLDPMYMGLAAGQLLVTPRQNVEYLTLKSPQTTGFAAGRWISYGTEWDMPGDQREEEIGSLVFDGPTLTQALDILGPANLDLRVASDKRWAFIAAVLSEVLADGSVTKLSYGLLNLTHRDSHVDLQDLQPGHFYTVRIQLNECGQRISAGSRLRLALSSAYFPIVWPSPEAPTLTIDCSSSQLEIPMRKENPLDNQLRPFEPAVNGPPLKAAVLRPAGAKSSITRDLETDEVTIVYDNDEGLFENQDNGWRFGGTTKVSCHVRPDDPLSARAEQVFRQEFGRGDLHLAIDGRAEMTATKTDWHISTHMEAWENEERIFEKQHKYIIPRDHM; encoded by the coding sequence ATGTCTCCTGCGCCCTCACCTCTCCAGGTTCGTGAGAACGAAAAAATCACACTCAGTGACGGAACTATTCTCTCAGCTTTGATTTGGCTCCCGGAAGACGCCGAAGATAACCCAGTGCCTGCAATTCTTGAGTACATTCCCTACCGGAAACGTGATGGAACCAGTCATCGAGATGCCCTCAATCATCCTTACATTGCATCACACGGATATGCATGCATTCGGGTCGACATGCGCGGTTCAGGAGACTCTGAAGGCCTTCTTTTGGGTGAATATCTCAAACAAGAGCAGGATGACGGCCTTCAAGTCTTGCGTTGGATTGCATCAAGGACCTGGTGCACTGGCTCTATTGGTATAATCGGTATTTCTTGGGGAGGTTTCAATGGACTTCAGATCGCGGCTCTTGATCCCCCTGAACTCAAAGCCATTATATCGATCTGCTCAACCGACGACCGCTACGACAATGATGTCCACTACCAGGGGGGCTGTCAGCTGGTCGAGAACTTTCTCTGGGGTGCGACTATGTTTTCTATTGCTCCTACACCACCAGATCCTGCCCTCGTTGGTAACAAGTGGCGCAAAATGTGGATGGatcgccttgagcttggaacGCCATACATTGCGGATTGGCATCGACATCAAAGACGAGATGAATTCTGGAGACACGCTTCCATTTGCGAAGACTATGCTGCCGTTAAGTGCCCTGTCTACCTTGTGGGTGGATGGCATGATCCATACTCAAATTCTATCTTCCGGATGCTTGAGAATCTTACATGCCCAAAGAAAGGATTAGTCGGGCCATGGGCTCACAAATATCCAAACTTTGCAAAGCCCGGTCCCCAGATTGGCTTTTTACAAGAGTCTCTCCGGTGGTGGGACAAATGGCTCAAGGGTGTGGAAACCAACATCATGCAAGAGCCTATGCTAAGGTGTTACGTGAACGACACTGTTGGCCCGAAGAGACTCTACAACCACCGTCCTGGGCGATGGGTTGCCGAAATCAACTGGCCCTCTGATAGCCTGGACCCGATGTATATGGGGCTCGCAGCAGGGCAGCTCCTTGTCACACCACGTCAGAATGTGGAGTATCTGACGCTTAAATCCCCTCAGACCACCGGATTTGCTGCAGGAAGATGGATCTCTTATGGCACAGAATGGGATATGCCGGGAGACcaaagggaagaagagatcgGATCTTTGGTATTTGACGGCCCAACTCTCACCCAAGCCTTGGATATCCTCGGTCCTGCGAACCTTGATCTACGTGTTGCCAGTGATAAAAGATGGGCCTTTATTGCAGCAGTGCTATCAGAAGTCTTGGCTGATGGCAGCGTTACAAAGTTGTCGTACGGTCTATTGAACCTCACCCACCGAGATAGTCACGTCGATCTGCAAGACCTCCAGCCAGGCCATTTTTATACCGTCAGAATCCAGCTGAACGAATGTGGCCAGCGAATCAGTGCAGGCAGCCGACTTCGCCTTGCTCTATCATCTGCATACTTCCCTATTGTTTGGCCGTCACCCGAGGCCCCAACTTTGACAATCGATTGCTCTTCAAGCCAACTAGAGATTCCAATGCGGAAAGAAAACCCGCTGGACAATCAATTGAGACCTTTTGAGCCAGCGGTGAATGGTCCGCCGCTGAAGGCGGCCGTACTGCGTCCTGCTGGGGCCAAATCCAGCATCACCCGAGACTTGGAAACTGACGAGGTCACCATTGTCTATGACAACGACGAAGGATTATTTGAAAATCAAGACAACGGTTGGCGGTTTGGTGGAACGACCAAAGTCAGCTGCCACGTTCGGCCGGACGATCCCCTGTCGGCACGCGCTGAGCAGGTCTTTCGTCAAGAGTTTGGCCGTGGTGATCTCCATTTGGCAATCGACGGCCGAGCTGAAATGACTGCTACCAAGACAGACTGGCACATATCCACCCACATGGAAGCTTGGGAGAACGAGGAAAGAATCTTCGAGAAGCAGCACAAGTATATAATCCCACGCGACCACATGTAA
- a CDS encoding hypothetical protein (EggNog:ENOG41), translating to MAINVYLAFYYRFDAQRLRKMELLYLLLCYGIPFLPAFVFIFVKNGDGVRVYGSAVQWCWITSSWDTLRIATFYGPIWVIIAITLAIYIRSGGTIYRKRQQLLKAQGSGSGGLSYAHQSTVNNNNMKTTEVTITSEATQPDAIQLQNMGHQVSIHAIDEQPPQPIARVTSTMPQPVQRPAIRPSNDVYRAAWAYTKC from the exons ATGGCGATTAATGTCTACCTTGCGTTTTATTATCGCTTTGACGCGCAGCggttgaggaagatggagttgCTGTATTTACTACTCTGCTACGGTATTCCATTCTTGCCGGCGTTTGTCTTTATCTTCGTCAAGAACGGTGACGGCGTGAGAGTTTATGGTAGCGCAGTTCAATGGTGCTGGATCACTTCATCGTGGGACACGCTACGCATCGCAACATTCTACGGCCCGATATG GGTCATAATCGCCATCACCCTCGCAATCTACATCCGATCCGGTGGCACCATCTACCGAAAACGCCAGCAACTCCTAAAAGCACAgggctccggctccggcggTCTATCCTACGCCCACCAAAGCACCGTCAACAATAATAACATGAAGACCACCGAAGTGACCATCACCTCCGAGGCGACCCAACCCGATGCGATACAATTACAAAACATGGGTCATCAAGTTAGCATACATGCTATTGATGAACAGCCCCCTCAACCGATTGCTCGTGTAACCAGCACAATGCCCCAACCAGTCCAGCGCCCGGCGATCCGACCCAGCAACGATGTATACCGTGCGGCTTGGGCGTATACAAAA TGCTAA